Within Gilvibacter sp. SZ-19, the genomic segment GCCATGTGATGATGCCTCAGAATAAACTGGTAGTAAGCGGTCAACGCCGTGCTAGTGAGAAATATACCAATGCCGTAGCCATTTATGACTTAAATACTGGAGAGCAAGAGAGCTTCTTTAAGTTCAAAGGATCTGAGATGGTAAGTGGTCGTCCGTTATTATTAGACAACGGCCTGATCATTCCTACCAGTAAAGGATTAACTAAAGTAGATATGAACAGTGGAACCATTGCATGGAAGGCCGACCTAAAGAATGTTGGTTGGATGGTAGCCGATGAGTCCGGACAAGAAATATACGGCTTTGTGGGTAAGCCCAACGGTGGATCCACCAAGGTGTTCAAAATTAGCGCAACTGGCCAAATGCTGTGGGATGATGGGCATAAGGTCAAGGGGAATGTGGTTAATTTTGAGATCTTACCCCAAGGCCTTGCTATTGTGAGCAATGTGGACAATTCTGGTAAGAAAGGAATTATGAAGTTGGCCTCGGGTCGCTCGGAGTCTAAAATTGCTTTTTTAAGTGCGCAAAATGGAGAAGATCTATGGGAAAAGGCACCTAAGACCAAAGGTTATGTTCAGCATTTCTATATCATGGACGACGGTATTCTCTTCGGAATCTATGAAGGAGGGATCAACAAGATATCCTTTGATGGTCAAACCTTGTTTAAAAAACCGCTTAAGACCGGCGAAAATATCCTGACTATGGCTTCAACTCCTCAAGGCTTGATCTATATCACCTCAGAAGACGCGAACATCGTAAATCTGGAAACAGGAGATCAAGTGTGGAACAAGCCATTAAAATACAAACGCGCCGATGCGGTGAGTTCCACCTTTGATAGCAAGAACAACCGCTATTTGATCGGTGCAGACGAAAAGGTATTTGCAGTCGATGCCAATAGTGGAGAGGTAGCGGATTTCGCCGAAGTTTCTTTTGAAGGAAAAGAAGATCCCACAGGAATTGAGTGCAGAGATGGCGGTGTTTTACTTACCAGTGATCAGAATATGATGCTTTTGGACTGGGAGGGCACAACCAACTGGCATGAATACAAACGAGCTCCAGGTAAGAGTGCCTTTGGTGCTATCTTGGCAGGAGCAATGGCAGTAGCTACTGCGGCCACAGCGGCCGCAAGTTATGCCGAAGCCAACAACAATCGCAACCGATTGGGAAGTTACACCTCTCGCGGACAGGCTTATGCAGATTTAGGAGATGGTATGGCTATGGCTAGTGGCGCATCCGTAGCAGAAATGCTTAGACGTTTTAAGGCTACGGCAGCAACGCAAGATGCACAGTTCATCCTTACCAAATTAGAAGAGGGCGTGGGTCTGGTTAAGATAGACAAAGACAGCGGAGAAGTTGAAAAAGAGATCATCTTAAAAGACAAAAAGCCGGAATATCAAGTAGACGATTTTGGTGGAATTCTTTATTACAAAGCGAACAACAGTACCATTTACGCCTACGATTTATCTAAATAGCCTCCAAAGCTACCATTATAGAAGTACCTCCTGCCCACTGGAGGTATTTCTTTTTAAATTCCTAATAATTATTAACTTAGGGAAATAGTAAGTTTTAACTAGCGCCTAACAGGGGTTTTACCCCACAGCAGGCCATTACCAAAC encodes:
- a CDS encoding PQQ-binding-like beta-propeller repeat protein; the encoded protein is MRPTASLLTAILFFLCAVTTGWAQKAETPDWQYDTGAKINEMTITQGGTVVVATNDGLVGIKPGSNDLLFNFTDYGRVKPEELTFIPNAPYVVVGQTGFGAMTTKKAVIDYMSGKTLFSTENNGWKLVWTCHVMMPQNKLVVSGQRRASEKYTNAVAIYDLNTGEQESFFKFKGSEMVSGRPLLLDNGLIIPTSKGLTKVDMNSGTIAWKADLKNVGWMVADESGQEIYGFVGKPNGGSTKVFKISATGQMLWDDGHKVKGNVVNFEILPQGLAIVSNVDNSGKKGIMKLASGRSESKIAFLSAQNGEDLWEKAPKTKGYVQHFYIMDDGILFGIYEGGINKISFDGQTLFKKPLKTGENILTMASTPQGLIYITSEDANIVNLETGDQVWNKPLKYKRADAVSSTFDSKNNRYLIGADEKVFAVDANSGEVADFAEVSFEGKEDPTGIECRDGGVLLTSDQNMMLLDWEGTTNWHEYKRAPGKSAFGAILAGAMAVATAATAAASYAEANNNRNRLGSYTSRGQAYADLGDGMAMASGASVAEMLRRFKATAATQDAQFILTKLEEGVGLVKIDKDSGEVEKEIILKDKKPEYQVDDFGGILYYKANNSTIYAYDLSK